The Hymenobacter swuensis DY53 genome includes the window CGGGCCAGTCGGAGCGAGAAAAAAGCTATTCTGGTTGATCTGAGTCTGGTGGATACCATTTCGGAGGAAGCCATTGACCTGCTGTTGGCCTACGCGTTTATGTTGCATGCCCAGGACCGCCGGCTGATTCTGTGTCATGTGCCACAGCCAGCCCAGCACCATTTTCTGTACCTGGATGTGGCCTCCCAACCGCTACTGGTGCCTTCTCTGCTCGATGCCATCCAGGAAATC containing:
- a CDS encoding STAS domain-containing protein, which codes for MLDVHREILPNGFLLILSPDTSSSDEVKLTRALHRASRSEKKAILVDLSLVDTISEEAIDLLLAYAFMLHAQDRRLILCHVPQPAQHHFLYLDVASQPLLVPSLLDAIQEIDFETGSNQTSFRA